The genomic region TTGAAATGTTACAAATCTCAATCAGCACACTTGGCTACTTCACACTTCAGCATGCATATCATTAACAAGAGTTCAATATTTGCTTATAAtaaatttttcttatcttttatttttgaagCATAATTTACATTTAGGAAAATCACAAATTTTGTGGTATCATTCAGTGAGTTTTGAACTAATGTATACACTTGTGTAATTCAAActtctataaaaatataaattattaccTTACCCAGTAATGTTTCTTCATCCCCCTTCCCAGTCAATCTTTATCCAGGCACccactgttctgattttttttcaccatagattagatttcctttttctgaacttaatataaatggaaccatactgTATGCACTGTTTTGCATatggctctttttttaaaattcgagttttattgagatatattcacgtcaTACAaccatctgtggtgtacaatcagcagttcacagtaccatcatatagttgtgcattcatcaccccagtccatTTTTTGAACATCGTCCTTAtaccaggaaaagtaaaaataagaataaaaaataaaagtaaaaaagaacacccaaatcatcctccctaccctatttttcatttagtttttgtccccatttttctactcatccatccatacactggataaagggaatgtgatccacaaggctttcacaatcacactgtcacccattgtaagctacattgttatacaatcatcttcaagagtcaaggctactggtttgcagtttgacagtttcaggtatctacttctagctattccaatacactaaaaccttaaaagggttatctgtatagtgtgtaagagtgcccaacagagtgacctcttgactccatttggaatctctcagccactgaaactttattttgttttatttcacatcccccttttggtcaagaagatgtactcaatcccacgatgtcaggtccagattcatcctctaatcctcaggagtcatatcctccattgccagggagatttacacccctgggagtcagatcccatgtaggggggagggcagtgagttcacctgccaagttgggttaactagagagagagggccacatctgagcaacagagaggtactcaggcagagactcttaggcacaattataagcaggtttagcctctcctttgcaataacaagcttcataagggcaagccccaagatagagggcttggcataccaaactgccagtcctcaatgtttgcaagaatatcagcaacaatccaggtgaggaagtccaacacttctgcattttcccccagctcctcaagggggccccacatatgtttttattctctgaccaaattactttgtaatgtgtcactgtttcacactaacctataaaaAGATCGATCATATGGCTCTTTTTACTTAGCATAGTATTTTTGAGAGTCATTCATGTTGCATTTATCAggagtttgtttcttttaattgttgagtagAATCTGTCATTGTATtattataccacagtttgttttccATTCTCTTGTTAATTGATAGCTAGgctttttccagttttccactTTTAAGAATAGAGCTTCATGGTGGGGTGAGAGGATGGTGGACTGGGGAGcaccaggactcagtccttccaccaaggCACCTATAAAACAGGCAGTAACTATgtgaaactattttgaaactccagaggccataAGAATACTGtagagcatccagggaagagcagtaGGAAGAAGCTGATAAATATGGTAAAGAATAGTAAATTGCTCTTTCTGCACCCACTGGTGCGCATCCGCCACTCTCACAGCTGACTACTGAGGAGTCCAAGCCCTGCTACCTTGCTAgtgacagaaagagacataaaaattctATTCCCCAGCTTTCCCGGCCGGTGGCTGCCGCTGCCGCcgctgctgctgccactgccacTGACTCGGGACCACGAGCCGAGCCGAGGCCGCCAGGAGCGCGAGCGCCGCCCGCCCTTCCGCCTCGCCCGCCGCTCCAGGCCGGGCCGGCCCGGCCGGCGCCCCCCGCGCCCCCCAACCCGCCCGCCCCCGCGGGCCCGGCCTGGCGCGGGCCGCCCACCGCcgcactcctcctcctcctccggcGCCCCGCGGCCCGCCGCCTGCTCCGCCCGCCCCCCGGCGCCCCCCGCCGCGCCACCCTCTGCGCCCCGCGGCGCCCCCCGGTCCCGCCCGCCATGCCCGGCCCGGCCGCGGGCAGCAGGGCCCGGGTCTACGCCGAGGTGAACAGCCTGAGGAGCCGCGAGTACTGGGACTATGAGGCGCACGTCCCGAGCTGGGGTAATCAAGATGATTACCAACTGGTTCGAAAACTTGGTCGGGGAAAGTATAGTGAAGTATTTGAGGCCATTAACATCACCAACAACGAGAGAGTGGTTGTAAAAATTCTCAAGCcagtgaagaaaaagaagataaaacgAGAGGTTAAGATTCTGGAGAATCTTCGTGGTGGAACAAATATCATTAAGCTGGTTGACACTGTAAAGGACCCCGTGTCAAAGACACCAGctttggtatttgaatatatcaatAATACAGATTTTAAGCAACTCTACCAGATCCTGACAGACTTTGATATCCGGTTTTATATGTATGAACTACTTAAAGCTCTGGATTACTGCCACAGCAAGGGAATCATGCACAGAGATGTGAAACCTCACAATGTCATGATAGATCACCAACAGAAAAAGCTGCGACTGATTGATTGGGGGCTGGCAGAGTTCTATCATCCTGCTCAGGAGTACAATGTCCGTGTAGCCTCGAGGTACTTCAAAGGACCAGAGTTTCTTGTGGACTACCAGATGTATGATTATAGCTTGGACATGTGGAGTTTGGGCTGCATGTTAGCAAGCATGATCTTTCGAAAGGAACCCTTCTTCCACGGACAGGACAACTATGACCAGCTTGTTCGCATTGCCAAGGTTCTGGGTACAGATGAGCTGTATGGGTATCTGAAGAAGTATCACATAGACCTAGATCCACACTTCAACGATATCCTGGGACAACACTCACGGAAACGCTGGGAAAACTTTATCCACAGTGAGAACAGACACCTTGTCAGTCCTGAGGCCCTAGATCTTTTGGACAAACTTCTGCGATACGACCATCAACAGAGACTGACCGCCAAGGAGGCCATGGAGCACCCGTACTTCTACGCTGTGGTGAAGGAGCAGTCCCAGCCTTCTGCAGATAACACTGTGCTTTCCAGTGGTCTCACAACTGCACGATGAAGACTGGGAAGCGACGGGTAATGCGGCATTGATGCTTGCCaataaaaccaaccaaccaaaacaCACATCCTTGAAGGAAAACTACAGtgtgataaaaagaaattgtaATCATTCCTTCTAAATGCAAAGAAGAGTAAAGACCTAAAAGTctgtcaaaaagaaagaaagaaagaaagaaagaaagaaactcccCAGTACTAGTCTACAGGGAGCTGCCGCTTT from Choloepus didactylus isolate mChoDid1 chromosome 1, mChoDid1.pri, whole genome shotgun sequence harbors:
- the LOC119534272 gene encoding casein kinase II subunit alpha'-like, whose protein sequence is MPGPAAGSRARVYAEVNSLRSREYWDYEAHVPSWGNQDDYQLVRKLGRGKYSEVFEAINITNNERVVVKILKPVKKKKIKREVKILENLRGGTNIIKLVDTVKDPVSKTPALVFEYINNTDFKQLYQILTDFDIRFYMYELLKALDYCHSKGIMHRDVKPHNVMIDHQQKKLRLIDWGLAEFYHPAQEYNVRVASRYFKGPEFLVDYQMYDYSLDMWSLGCMLASMIFRKEPFFHGQDNYDQLVRIAKVLGTDELYGYLKKYHIDLDPHFNDILGQHSRKRWENFIHSENRHLVSPEALDLLDKLLRYDHQQRLTAKEAMEHPYFYAVVKEQSQPSADNTVLSSGLTTAR